From the genome of Vairimorpha necatrix chromosome 8, complete sequence:
ATCAAATTCTTCTCTACTAATAAAACAagtatttctttttgtttaaatcaATATCATCTCATACATTAAAATGTTCAAATGAATAATTACTTAAACTTTAAGATATAATGTTTAATATGCAACaacattttttctttttttttttctatataaacaaaaaacttttataccccatgttattttttattttccatcTTGTTGCAATAACTTGTACCGATCATATATTTGTAGTTCCATACCACGGATATGCAAATGTTTACATATCATTAAATCACGAGGACTTGCCCGGGACTTATATAATCAGTGAACTGAATGATAAAGATTGTCTTGAACAGTATGTAAAAACTATAATCAAAGATCGAAATCAGAATGTAGGACTGAACAATATTATTTCAAGCCAATAACTTTAGAAGAAAAGGCAAACTTAGAACAATACCTATGTTGTGCTAAACTCTTAAATTGGAGAGATGCCGACAAGgttaaattgtttttaaacaGCGATTATGTCGCAATTGCGAAAATTAAACTTCacgtaaataaaaattattttttagacgTGATGAAATCAAAGAGTTTAGTGACCGTAGACACTTTTATGACAAGTAAAATACTAAATTTTActgatttttttgaattctaTTCACTAAAATGTCATAATCTATATGATTGCAAAAGAGATCTCGCATCATCAGAAATTCCTTTGTTATAcctaaaaaatgtattgtTTAGATCGTCGTTCAAAGCTGGCAACAAAAATCGAACCAAATCAGAAACTACCGAACagattaaaataaaaaaagataataatataGTCGAAAAAAAAGCTTTCAATTGCCATGAAAACATGAAATCAAAAGATTATATAAGTATAGAAATCGAAATAGCTAATCTTAGAAATGATTACGAATTCgaaaaatcttttaataaaactgAAAACCAAAAATCTGAAGCTTtcaattttcaaaaaaaccAGGAAAATGCTATGATAGATACTAAAACTGCAGAACTGccgaaaaaattatattgcaCAATGCGCAATATTCCTAAAGAAACAATTTCTATTAATCAGAAGGATGTTCTCGAAGAGATCAAGAAAAAGCCTTATAAACTAGGCATAAGTGAAAGCTCCAACTCCTAATATCGAAACATTTAACATTTCTAATTAACACTTACATTAAGTAAATTGTCTTTATTACGATTATACTctaaaatgatttttgaGACTAATTTGATTAATTAATCAAGATAATATCGAAAATAGAGAATGCTATTGGTTCTGTTGCGTCTAGAATTTAGTTATATAATACCAAGCTTATTTATGTTGTGtgcattaaaaaatattagctagtttaaatgtttgttaaatgtttaaattattatattctaTCTTCAATTGATATTAAacctttttatttatcgATTATCATCTGTTTAATTTCTAGAACACTGTTGTAGACTGTATTTCTAcaacatttatattatttcacTCCCTGTCAAATCTATCATTGACTTTtctagaattttatttactataaactagcgtatgctttcccgttttaAAAACGGGATTTATTTGTTTCCCAATCCATTTATATTCTGTTTTGTCATTTTTGATTGGATAAAGAAAATCGGAAAttggtatttttaaaaacaaaatatttatgggGAGAGGAAGTTGAACAGTAAATTTGATTCCAAATGTTCCACGGAACTCATTGATATAATTGTTAAGTGCTTTGggcttcatttttttacacttaTTTTGTAGTTTTTCGAAgcttaaatgttttttaaattttccgTGGAGGGgtcaaataaattctaaaaatcgattctgacgatattttggaaccaagttttagtaaaatgataattaaaatgaaaatgtattaatatataatatacaCATGTACAATAGTCGGAATCCTTCATTgagtttatatttgatattacaATAACACAATAAGTATGAAATAAGAagtttagaatttttaaaaccacaaaaaagaggggtaaaaaatgaaataaaattcttttatatatatgataaaattctAGAAAGGAAGGGTACAGAAGGAAGATGGAGAGACAAACACAAGGAGTGTTTAGACATAGTAACAAGACAGCTATGAGAGAGTCCAAAGAGAcgtttaaaaataaaggccaatatattaattctaTTTTAGAGTGGTACTTTATCACCGGGAGAGCTTCCCCGGGATACCACAAACACACATtcaaattgtttttttgaataaacacaaaaaaaacaatgacGCAATAATTTATCTAGATTTAATCtcaaaaattgaaattaaaaagctAAACTCGATTTatttacataattttaagtAGCTGCATTATTAGATAGAATGAgtttaatataattcaCTAAAATCTGAATTATGCTTACAATAACTGAATAATCATTAATAATAGACAAAttacaaagaaaaattactaCTAGTTTAGTCTTCAAGTCAAATTTACCTTGCGAGACACGACTTAtgcaaataatataatataaacgTAAAAATCGTGTTCATATATGTATAGCTGTTATAAGCGATTTTTTTGTCTTAGAGTTATACTCTTTATATGATAATTGTTTTTGGCAAGCCTCAGTTATGAGCGGGCGACGATTCTTGGTGTATTATTGGGAAGTAATTACAGAACGCTGCATCgttatcataaaaaaaataaaatatataatgaaGCTTTATGTTTACAGCAAATGAGGTTAATTGAtcatataatttctatTCGATTTTTACCAACCGCCCACGACTGACTTATATTAAcatatttcatattttattgtaacGTGAAGATTTAATTAATCAACTTTTAAATGTCAAAGTAGAAGGacacattttaaaattgtcaaatattatattgaaCTTTTTGGTTCTTCTATGTTTTATGGTTAATTAATGTTTATAATCCATAGTTTTAATAGTGTTATTGGCTTAAAGACAAATTAAAACTGTCAATCAAAAAACTTAATGtcttataataattttttcaaaaataaatttaaaattcaattcATTGGTTCAAAAATAGTTTAACAAGGAACCAAACCAGCAGGCGAAAAAAGcgaatataatttttggtTCGTTGCACAAAGAAAGGACTTTTATATACAACAGGTTAATGACAAATAGAGTATGTCAGGGGACAGATCTCCGGTGATACTAAGATTACCCTGGAGATCTGAGAATACCATGCTGTAAGTATTCTCCCTCTTTAcatgtataatttttggaGGGAAATTGGTGATATTTTCCCGcctaaaattataaaagaaaatcatgCCCAGAAGGGTATgaagaataataaaaatattagtcTAAAACATTCTTCTCGGACTGATGGGAAACCATCAGTCCACATTGGTGGTAACGGTGAAGAGGATAAGATGAATGAGATCGAGGACATCTGCTCTTACATGAAAAAACTATGTCTCCAAAACAGATGGACAGAATTTACCGGCGAAGATCTAAGTAAAGCCGAAGACTTTCTATCTCAGTTCAGAGAAATTGAAGACGTTTATTCACAAGCCAAGACGCTAGATATTGCCAAAACCAAACTGAAGGGCAAAGCGTTGAGATGGTATAAGGCTTTCGAGGGTGAAGAGATAACAGACTTCGAGACGTTCAAATCCCAattccaaaaaaaatatataaaggAGAAACTAGTGGAGGACAACACTGATATGTTTATGCACCTATATGTTCAAGGTCCAAAAGAAAGCGATATTATAAGTTACGCTTATGACCTAAAGAGGTATGCTAAGAGAAACACAGAGTACTTTGAAAGATCAAAGATTGCCATACTAAGAAACTCTCCGGATGCTTTAAAGGAGCCAGTCAACGATACTCAAGACTGGATAGAGTTATTAGAACTActagaagaaaaagaaacttttataaataattacataaagaaaagaaaaaacttATTTAGGAAGCCACAACAGGAAACACCTTTACaggaaaaaaaagaatatagaACTATAAACAAGAAATCAGTTCAGATAAATTCGAATTCATCATTACTCCTGAAAATAGGTAAAGTggaaacaaaaaaaaattcaacaGATATCCGAGCCAggataaatcttttttcagataaagaaaaaattgctGCGCTAATTGACACCGGAGCCGAGATTAACTGCATAAATAGGAATAAAGCCCAAGCATTAGGGTTAAAACCAAAAAAAGAGGCGATGACCATAGCAGGAATAGGAGGTAAAGTGAAGTCAGAAGGGATAGTAGAATTTCTAGTAAAAAATCCTAAGaccaaaaaaacaaaagtcTTGAAGGCACACGTAGTCAATAATCTACCAGAAGACCTAATAATTGGCCTAGTAGATATCTTGAACTTAAACTTACATAAAATACTGGATAAAATTAAGAGTACCCAAATAACTAAGTCTATCTGCACTACAACGGCGAAAGCATCCGAAATTCAAATAGCAGATGTTGGAGAAGAAGATATGACAGAGAATGAAAAGGGAAAATTCATTAAAgttatttcaaaatatcCCGATGTATTTTCTGATAATAATCAACAATCGTGCTTAGACATTGAGCATGCGATTGAAATAACTAATGACTTTTCAGAGGTAAAGAATATTCAATTTAGAAGATCGCCGGAacaaaatgaaataatcgaaaataaagtaaaagaATTCCTAAGTAAAGGATTCATTGAGGGTAGTGAGTCAGACTATACTTCTCCGGTAGTGCTTGTAAAAAAACCGAATGGAGATACACGATTTTGTATAGACTATAGGAGActcaataaaattacaaagaAGATGATTTACCCAATTCCACTCGTAGAAGAAACCATAGAAGAACTTCAAGGAGCGTCCATATTTACAGTTTTGGACTTGGAATCAGGATACCATCAAATACGAATTCGAAAAAAAGATAGGCATCTAACAGCTTTCAGAAGTAGATCAGGAACTTTCCAATGGGTTAGAATGCCATTTGGGCTGGTAAATGCACCTTTTACATTCCAGAAAATAATGAACTCGATATTGTCTCCTTACTTACATAGATTTGTACAAGTTTACCTGGACGATATAATGATATATTCGAAGTCAATTGAAGAGCACCTAATACACGTAGAAGcggtttttaaaatactaaaCAAACTGAAACTGAGGGTCAACTGCGGAAAATGTAAGATCGGAAAGAATACAGTGAAGTTCTTGGGATACACGATAAATAAAACTGGTATTAGTATACCGTTAGAACAACAGACTAAATGTCTAAATTTGAGAATTCCCACAACACTTAAAGAAACCAGAGCCTTTATtggatttataaattactttagaaaatttataaggAGCTACACAGATATAATGGCTCCTATTTACGATTGCCTTAAGAAAGGAAAATTTGAATTCTCGGAAGAAGCCATACAAAGTgttaagaaaataaaagagaTTATTACGAGTTCTCCCGTCTTAAAGCTTCCAGACTTCACtaagaaatttatcttGTACACTGATGCATCAAACCTTTATATAGGAGCAACGCTAATGCAAGTATACGATGAGACAGAAATGCCTGTATATTTCATTTCAAGAAAACTAAATCCAGCTGAAATCAATTACACAGTAACCGAAAAAGAATGCCTGGCGATAATATGGAGCATATCTCAATTCCGTATTTATCTTACAAATACTTTTACCATTAAAACTGATCATCAAGCACTCAAATGGCTGCTAAGTTATAAAGAAAGTACAGGAAGACTAATGAGATGGATTCTCACATTGGAAAATTACTCCTATGACATCGAATACATAAAAGGAAAAGATAACGTTGTAGCTGACGGATTGACAAGATTTGTTCACAcagtaaaatataaaaatgaacgAGAACTATCGCCCGAGAGTCGTAAAGAACTTATACTGAAATGCCACGAAGAATGTGGACATGGAAGCACTCTCCCAACATACACTCTAACTCTTGACCAAGCCAAATGGAAAGGCATGTATGAGGAAATAAAACAAGTGATTGGAAAGTGTCAGGtatgtttaaaattcaattcAAAAAGAATAACAAGAGAACACCACAGGATTCGCCTAAAAGATCCATTCTCACTGGTAGGAATTGATATGGTAGGACCTCTACCTAAGTCCGAGAATGGTAAAATATATCTAATAGTCGCCACAGATTACTTGACAAGATGGTGCGAAGCGAAAGCCGTAAGAAATAAGACTTCTAAAACAGTGgctaaatttatattcgaGGAGATTATATGTAGACATGGCCCACCCAATGAAATTCTTTCAGATAGGGGacttgaatttttaaacagTACGGTCAAAGAACTATgtagaatatttaaaataagaaaatcttTTACATCAGCCTACCACCCACAATGTAATGGCACGGTAGAAAGAACCAATCAATCACTAGTGGCCAAATTGGCAAAGATCATAAATGGAAGGTGGAAAGACTGGGACGAATACGTCGAACTGGCTCTATACGCGTACAGAATTTCTCCCAGAAAAATAACAGGACTCTCTCCCTTTGAGCTATTATATGGACGAAAACCTATGACATGGGAACATCCCGAAGAAGAAACCTTAGATTTggaagataattttttaatatttgaaagaTTAAAGCATACTCGGGATATTATGTTACAAGCCGAGAGAGAGGCCAGAGAAGGTGAAATAAAGGATGTTAAAGAACAGACACTTCAGATAGGAGACGTGGTGCTAAGAAGAAAACCACTCATcaagattaaaaataaattggaTAGTAAGTTCGAGGGCCCATACACGATAACTAAGGTGGGTAAGAAAGGGGCATATGAAATAATAAGCCCTAATAATGAAGTGTTCTCGGTGAATTGGAAAGACCTAAAGAAGATGGACTTTGAACTAGAAACCTGGGAGCCGATAAAGAAAGGGGGAGTGTCAGGGGACAGATCTCCGGTGATACTAAGATTACCCTGGAGATCTGAGAATACCATGCTGTAAGTATTCTCCCTCTTTAcatgtataatttttggaGGGAAATTGGTGATATTTTCCCGcctaaaattataaaagaaaatcatgCCCAGAAGGGTATgaagaataataaaaatattagtcTAAAACATTCTTCTCGGACTGATGGGAAACCATCAGTCCACAGAGTATGTTAATATAAGTAATAACTATGTCAGCCAGACATGGGCTTGATACAGATCAGGAAGGGGTCTTCGAGAGCCCAATAAGTGAATCTCAGAAGGAAGTCCTGGAACTGCCAGATGAGACTGTAAGCGTATCTTGTGaaaagtaattaataaGCCGAATATTATAcccaaataaattatattaattaataaaagtaaaatcTGTTTGTTGTTTATACACTAAAGTCTTGGTCGTGgtcttaaatttttgtgatATGTTTAACTactgaatttttttttcaatatatcattattttatagaatataACGATAAATcttgaattttttgaagGGAATATTTGCATCTATCTCATTATTTATACGAAGTACTACTAAGTTGTATTGGTCgaagagaaaaaaatagttgTACTATTTCTCATGATTTTTCTAGTAATATTAACTTAATagactaaaaaaatgaatgtGTTATAGCCAAGACGaagattatatttttatttgataatgCATTTCATAAATAGCAGTATgataacatatttttacataagAAATCACTAAAACTTTGGTTTGTTATAATAACTTGAAGGATTTGaccaaaattttattatatctcTTTGTAATATACAAATTGATGagtttttcaaataaataacaatTATATTAAGGTATGATATCTTATGGCTTTTTATACTTGGTTATGAATGCAAAAGCTTCTCGGTTGTTTTGTTAATATTAGTCTTGCCAATCAATGCTATGGAAATATTGCTTCTACTTTTCATAGCAAATACCCTCATTGCCGACATGAATTCTCTAAATTGTTCGAATTCAGTTCTGcgattattttatatgttttttactCGTAGATcgaaaaattttgtaattacATGGATATATAAtctcaaaaatataaatcttcaTAAAAATTCGATATATGTTGTGGttataatctttatatCATATGGTATTAGcacaatttatattaataagatatttaaaaaattattttatatggaagtttttttttgaatttaaaaataaacctgtcaaatattttaatttgtttgcTCATGTAAAAAATCTCAAAGCAAGAACTTAGTCAtcaagatataaaaattatttaagtaaactttttacataatatttattataagcatattttcttgtatgtttttttttacaatgtAATTATGATCATTTAACTTTgtattttgtaattttgaATACATTTTACATTTGCACACATTAATTTACTCAATGTTAAGTGCAATATTACATATAATCATGATTACAAATAAATCACTTATATTGTTttgtaataattataaatattacattggttaaaattaaacatcaaaaatgaaatataaagatatatatgcaaaaaaaaaatttcatttttgtatatatataaaaaaatttaatagcCCCATGatacatttaattttccAAATTATTGCAATAAGTTGTACTGACAGCGTATTTGTAATTCCAGATGGTGAAAATGCAAGTGTTTACATAGCTTTAAATGAAGAAGATTTGCCTGCAAGTTATATAATCACTGAATTGgttaatgaaaattttatcaaagaatctataaaaacttataaaCAGAGATCAAAACTAGAAAGTATTGGGCAATATCCTTTCGAAAAAATTACAGTAAAAGACAGAATAGGCTtgaaaagtatttttaatagctTCAAATACGGTATCtcgaaaaataaaaaaaagactGAATCCTTTTTAAACAGTTATTTAGTGGCAGTTGCGAAAATTCcaaactataaaaataaaaaatatataatagatTTGATGAAACCAAAAGATTTTTGTCTTGCTGACACTTATTCGACAAGtaaaaaacttttcttCAATGAATTTCCAAATTTCTATCTACTAGAATTTTGCAGACCATATAATTGCAGCAAGTATCGACCATTACAATTAATTCCCTCGTTGTACCAAAACGCCTTgcttttttcattaaatcAACGGACTATAAacataaatcaaaataatttggaaataaatgaaaaatttgaaagcgaaaatgaagtttttaataaacagGCAAATGATGAATcagaagataaaataattaataagcGAGAAGTACTAGAGATTAGGAATGA
Proteins encoded in this window:
- a CDS encoding putative SP-containing protein, producing MIHLIFQIIAISCTDSVFVIPDGENASVYIALNEEDLPASYIITELVNENFIKESIKTYKQRSKLESIGQYPFEKITVKDRIGLKSIFNSFKYGISKNKKKTESFLNSYLVAVAKIPNYKNKKYIIDLMKPKDFCLADTYSTSKKLFFNEFPNFYLLEFCRPYNCSKYRPLQLIPSLYQNALLFSLNQRTININQNNLEINEKFESENEVFNKQANDESEDKIINKREVLEIRNDFTGKPVLNNLENEKSDENTIQETNEEIFEDLNTQESSKKIYLLTQEKEKNDIYLDCKVFEKNRSYISVYNFGNLFD
- a CDS encoding putative SP-containing protein; this translates as MLFFIFHLVAITCTDHIFVVPYHGYANVYISLNHEDLPGTYIISELNDKDCLEQTEQYYFKPITLEEKANLEQYLCCAKLLNWRDADKVKLFLNSDYVAIAKIKLHVNKNYFLDVMKSKSLVTVDTFMTSKILNFTDFFEFYSLKCHNLYDCKRDLASSEIPLLYLKNVLFRSSFKAGNKNRTKSETTEQIKIKKDNNIVEKKAFNCHENMKSKDYISIEIEIANLRNDYEFEKSFNKTENQKSEAFNFQKNQENAMIDTKTAELPKKLYCTMRNIPKETISINQKDVLEEIKKKPYKLGISESSNS